A section of the Microcoleus sp. FACHB-68 genome encodes:
- a CDS encoding N-acetylmannosamine-6-phosphate 2-epimerase codes for MSANFVNPIELLNRGLIVSCQAPADSPLHDPQVIAAMAQAAINQGAAGIRIDTPAHVKAVRERLGAGIPIIGLWKQQVPGYDVYITPLFEHAAAIADAGADIIAIDATLRNRPEAVGELIYRINQELNVPVMADVDAIEAAIAAADAGAGIVGTTLYGYTGITQNQTPPGFNLLAEIVEKVRVPAICEGGIASPEMAKQALDLGAYAVVVGTAITGIDLQVKAYKSALFNLN; via the coding sequence ATGTCTGCTAATTTTGTAAACCCCATAGAATTACTTAACCGAGGACTAATTGTGTCCTGCCAAGCACCGGCAGACTCACCCTTACACGATCCTCAAGTCATTGCAGCAATGGCACAAGCAGCGATCAATCAAGGCGCTGCCGGCATCCGAATTGATACTCCCGCACACGTTAAAGCAGTACGAGAACGTTTAGGTGCCGGCATTCCAATCATCGGATTGTGGAAGCAACAAGTGCCGGGATATGACGTTTATATTACGCCCCTATTTGAACACGCGGCAGCCATTGCAGATGCCGGCGCAGATATTATTGCGATTGACGCAACTTTGAGAAATCGCCCAGAAGCCGTGGGTGAATTAATTTACCGGATTAACCAAGAATTAAACGTGCCGGTGATGGCAGATGTGGATGCAATTGAAGCAGCAATCGCCGCAGCAGATGCCGGCGCAGGAATTGTGGGAACGACACTTTATGGTTACACCGGCATCACTCAAAACCAAACACCCCCAGGATTTAACTTGCTTGCTGAAATCGTAGAAAAGGTGAGAGTGCCGGCAATTTGTGAAGGTGGAATTGCCTCGCCAGAAATGGCAAAACAAGCCCTTGATTTAGGTGCTTATGCCGTCGTTGTTGGCACCGCAATCACCGGCATTGATCTCCAGGTTAAAGCGTATAAATCAGCCTTATTTAACCTAAACTAA